One genomic segment of Sander lucioperca isolate FBNREF2018 chromosome 10, SLUC_FBN_1.2, whole genome shotgun sequence includes these proteins:
- the LOC116036128 gene encoding neurexophilin-1-like has protein sequence MRGNAPQRGMKTTCLWAAALLLSVISLVTSADSPSSGNSDLRESSKSKVKTYWTESSKAVSISRLLSQTLYGKENFTSLDVNYDEADSFSKQEQWNWLYNISNPRDPRSRTKRRPIVKTGKFKKMFGWGDFHSNIKTVKLNLLITGKIVDHGNGTFSVYFRHNSTGQGNVSVGLVPPTKAVEFQVHQQHQQFHHPHQQQQQQTALETKDNKLFNCRVEYEKVEKGTRNSLCAHDPSQSCPQEQTQSHVSWLCSKPFKVICIFITFYSTDYKLVQKVCPDYNYHSDTPYLPTG, from the coding sequence GTGACCAGTGCTGATTCACCAAGTTCAGGAAATTCTGACTTGAGAGAAAGCTCAAAATCCAAAGTGAAGACCTACTGGACTGAAAGCAGCAAGGCCGTCTCCATCAGCCGTCTGCTGTCCCAGACCCTCTATGGCAAAGAGAACTTCACCTCTCTAGATGTGAACTATGACGAGGCAGACTCGTTCTCTAAACAGGAGCAGTGGAACTGGCTTTACAACATTTCAAACCCCCGGGACCCTCGATCCAGGACAAAAAGGAGGCCCATCGTCAAGACCGGCAAATTCAAGAAGATGTTCGGTTGGGGTGACTTCCATTCTAACATCAAGACGGTGAAGCTCAACCTTCTCATCACCGGTAAAATCGTGGATCATGGTAACGGGACATTCAGCGTCTACTTCCGCCACAATTCGACAGGTCAGGGCAACGTGTCTGTGGGACTGGTTCCACCGACCAAAGCTGTGGAGTTCCAGGTCCACCAGCAGCACCAGCAGTTCCACCACcctcaccagcagcagcagcagcagacggCTCTGGAGACCAAGGACAACAAGCTGTTCAACTGCAGGGTGGAGTACGAGAAAGTAGAGAAGGGCACCAGGAACTCACTGTGTGCCCACGACCCCTCGCAGAGCTGTCCACAGGAGCAGACCCAGAGCCATGTGTCCTGGCTGTGCTCCAAGCCCTTTAAAGTCATCTGCATCTTCATCACCTTCTACAGCACCGACTACAAGCTGGTGCAGAAGGTGTGTCCAGATTACAACTACCACAGTGACACCCCGTACCTCCCCACCGGGTGA
- the ica1 gene encoding islet cell autoantigen 1, producing the protein MEGANFGYSQDYLDRFIQSQDSSVVNKFQQKYWKTKQTLIKVTGKKEDEHVVASDADLDGKLEVFHSIQRTCMELLKVIEQYQRRICFLSQEENELGRFLRSQGTQDKTRAGKIMQATGKALCFSSQQRLALRNPLCRLYQEVETFRYRAISDTWLTVNRMEQSRTEYRGALLWMKDVSQELDPDTHKQMEKFRKVQAQVRTTKTGFDKLKNDVCQKVDLLGASRCNLLSHVLTIYQTTLLHFWEKTSHTMAAIHESFKGCQHYEFSTLKTLQGPMDKLAKKKGRKKMKANAADGKKAETTDDQLISLVNESTSDKTREGNGDHLSAYPELEGEEKDSMALLNEILGSMSVDEGDFSREWTDVFGDTEEGTSTASGRPAETQQKENSFFLPSQLLDQSTNNLHSSLSDWAGIIPQPVAQATEHSSGASQNPSKPAVKEKAGMSKDLSAWFNLFADLDPLSNPDAVGKTDTEHELQNA; encoded by the exons ATGGAGGGAGCTAATTT TGGCTACTCCCAAGACTATCTTGACCGCTTCATCCAAAGTCAAGACTCATCCGTGGTGAACAAGTTTCAGCAGAAGTACTGGAAAACCAAACAGACGCTGATTAAGGTCACCGGGAAGAAAGAGGACGAACATGTGGTGGCGTCAGATGCAGATCTGGACGGCAAGCTGGAG GTCTTCCACTCCATCCAGAGAACATGCATGGAGCTGCTTAAAGTCATCGAGCAGTACCAGAGGAGGATCTGCT TTCTTTCCCAAGAGGAGAACGAGCTGGGTCGTTTCCTGCGCTCCCAGGGCACGCAGGATAAAACCAGGGCTGGAAAGATCATGCAGGCCACTGGGAAAGCACTCTGCTTTTCCTCCCAACAGAG ATTGGCTCTGAGGAACCCTCTGTGCCGTTTGTACCAGGAGGTCGAAACATTTCGCTATCGAGCCATCTCAGACACGTGGCTGACAGTGAATCGAATGGAGCAGTCCAGGACCGAATACCGTGGAGCGCTGCTTTGGATGAAGGACGTATCTCAGGAGCTGGATCCAGATACTCATAAACAGATGGAGAAATTTCGCAAG GTTCAGGCCCAGGTGCGCACTACCAAAACAGGCTTTGACAAACTGAAGAATGATGTCTGCCAGAAGGTTGACCTGCTGGGAGCCAGTCGCTGCAACCTCCTCTCTCACGTTTTAACCATATACCAG ACAACACTTCTGCACTTCTGGGAGAAGACATCCCACACTATGGCGGCCATACATGAGAGCTTcaagggctgtcagcattatgAGTTCTCCACACTTAAG ACCTTACAAGGCCCCATGGACAAGCTGGCTAAGAAGAAGGGAAGGAAGAAAATGAAAGCAAATGCCGCAGATGGAAAGAAAGCCGAGACCACAGACGACCA ACTCATCTCACTAGTAAATGAAAGCACCAGTGATAAGACCAGAGaag GGAATGGAGATCATCTCTCTGCCTATCCAGAGTtagagggagaggagaaggaCAGCATGGCCTTATTGAATGAGATCCTGGGCAGTATGTCTGTGGATGAGGGCGACTTCTCTCGAGAGTGGACGGATGTGTTTGGAGACACTGAGGAGGGAACGAGCACAGCATCAGGCAGACCAGCGGAGACCCAGCAAAAAGAAAactccttctttctaccatctcAGCTGTTGGACCAGAGCACAAATAACCTGCATTCTTCCCTCTCAG ATTGGGCCGGGATCATTCCACAGCCTGTCGCCCAGGCAACAGAGCACTCCTCTGGAGCCAGTCAGAACCCTTCTAAGCCAGCAGTGAAAG AGAAAGCAGGGATGTCCAAAGATCTCTCAGCGTGGTTCAACTTGTTTGCCGACTTGGACCCCCTCTCCAATCCCGATGCGGTCGGCAAAACTGACACAGAGCACGAACTTCAAAATGCATAA